One part of the Bacteroidia bacterium genome encodes these proteins:
- a CDS encoding glycosyltransferase family 39 protein yields the protein MLKQKIDRGEALFFAGIAAVAFILFLGAPPLFDWDEINFAESAREMIVTGDYFQVQINYQPFWEKPPLFFWLQVLSMKLFGINEFAARFPNALIGIITIVALYYHGTKLKDRLFGKLLTGFYLATLLPVAYFKSGIIDPTFNFLIFLGLIQIFYFEQIRKSDPDNEDNKQRPWGAGFWIGLATLTKGPVALLVAGLAYGVYKAIFDKFRIPLMASLKFFAAWLILVLGWYGLETFVHGPNFITEFIEYQIELFSQDVAGHAQPFYYHFLVFCLGCFPMSAFAFRGMFIKQQTESDKDLWAFMLVWFWVVMVLFSVVTTKIVHYSSLLYFPGSFLAAFCLLSFIKGEQKPKWDTYLLLGIGIIIWGLIPSMINWIERNLDAWAADADEFTAALMRADVSWTGWEWMIGAFFLLGSLFGISLLIRQKYMPFLWTQVLVSLLFINLFYKVVVPKISLYSQGAPQEFFEERAGEDAYYITAGYKSYLPYFYGEVKPISREEAHEKEWLISGPVDKTVYLSVKKSRINDAFHERFRNFELLYSKGGFSFYRRKPSTPLRAGK from the coding sequence ATGTTAAAACAGAAGATCGATAGAGGAGAAGCATTGTTCTTTGCAGGCATAGCAGCTGTGGCCTTTATCCTCTTTTTGGGGGCACCTCCCCTTTTTGATTGGGATGAGATCAATTTTGCTGAGTCGGCCCGTGAAATGATCGTTACCGGCGATTACTTTCAGGTGCAGATCAATTATCAGCCCTTTTGGGAAAAGCCGCCTTTATTCTTCTGGCTGCAAGTACTTTCCATGAAGCTTTTTGGCATCAATGAATTTGCTGCACGTTTCCCCAATGCGCTTATAGGAATCATTACCATTGTCGCACTTTATTATCATGGAACCAAACTCAAAGATCGACTATTTGGTAAGCTCCTGACCGGCTTTTATCTGGCCACTCTTCTACCAGTAGCGTATTTCAAATCGGGAATCATCGATCCCACCTTCAATTTTCTGATCTTTTTGGGACTGATACAGATCTTCTATTTTGAACAAATCAGAAAAAGCGATCCCGATAATGAAGACAATAAACAAAGACCCTGGGGAGCAGGATTCTGGATTGGATTGGCGACTTTGACAAAAGGGCCAGTTGCACTGCTGGTTGCAGGGCTCGCTTATGGCGTATACAAAGCCATTTTCGATAAGTTTCGCATTCCGCTAATGGCGAGTCTCAAATTTTTTGCAGCCTGGTTGATTCTGGTTTTAGGTTGGTATGGATTGGAAACCTTTGTTCACGGCCCCAACTTTATAACCGAATTCATTGAATATCAAATCGAGCTTTTTAGTCAGGACGTAGCGGGCCATGCACAGCCATTCTATTACCATTTCCTCGTCTTTTGTTTGGGTTGCTTCCCTATGTCAGCTTTTGCTTTCAGGGGTATGTTTATCAAACAGCAAACAGAATCAGACAAAGACCTTTGGGCCTTTATGTTGGTCTGGTTCTGGGTGGTCATGGTTCTCTTCTCAGTCGTTACTACCAAGATCGTTCACTATTCTTCCCTTCTTTATTTCCCTGGATCCTTTCTGGCAGCTTTTTGTTTGCTAAGCTTTATCAAGGGGGAACAAAAACCCAAATGGGATACCTATCTTCTCTTAGGGATAGGAATAATTATTTGGGGCTTGATCCCAAGTATGATCAATTGGATCGAACGGAATCTGGACGCATGGGCAGCTGATGCAGACGAATTTACGGCAGCGCTGATGCGAGCAGACGTCTCCTGGACCGGTTGGGAATGGATGATAGGAGCCTTCTTCCTATTGGGATCCTTATTCGGGATAAGTCTCTTAATCCGTCAAAAATATATGCCTTTCCTGTGGACACAGGTTTTGGTCAGCCTCTTATTTATCAATCTCTTTTATAAAGTTGTAGTGCCCAAAATAAGCCTTTATTCACAGGGAGCCCCTCAGGAATTTTTTGAAGAGCGTGCGGGTGAGGATGCCTATTATATTACAGCTGGATATAAAAGCTATTTACCCTATTTTTATGGAGAGGTAAAACCGATCAGTAGAGAAGAGGCCCATGAGAAAGAATGGTTGATCAGTGGACCGGTCGATAAAACCGTCTATTTATCTGTCAAAAAGTCGCGCATTAACGATGCCTTCCATGAGAGATTCCGTAATTTCGAACTCCTGTATAGCAAGGGCGGCTTTTCTTTTTACCGGAGAAAGCCCAGTACTCCTTTACGAGCAGGAAAATAA
- a CDS encoding L-lactate permease, giving the protein MSLSLLALLAVLPILAAAILLVGFRMPAKTVMPLAFVLTAIIAFFGWELSFTDIAASTIQGLFITFDILFIIFGAILLLNVLKYSGAVRVIRQGFTDISPDRRVQVVIIAWLFGSFIEGAAGFGTPAAIVAPLMVALGFPALAAVVMGMMVQSTAVTFGAVGTPVLVGLRGGLFSEGLEADLVAAGSSFPEYLQLITGNIAIFHAIAGTLMPLFMVSVMTRFFGANKSWKEGLQIFPFALFGGLAFTIPYLLNGLFLGPEFPSLLGAPIGLLIVTFAARRGFLLPKESWDFPPKQDWAGDWFGKIDISLGNENQGKDPTLLQAWIPYVLVGLLLVLTRLSQLPIKAFLSNLKISWEGILGTGINAATAPLYLPGAILVVVCIITYYLHKMSAEDFKKALGESAKMLLGAGFVLVFTVPMVRIYINSGLNASELPAMPIAMAEWVAASVGAIYPLFAPSIGALGAFIAGSNTVSNLMFSLFQFGVAERLAMPSNIIVAMQAVGAAAGNMIAIHNVVAASATVGLLGQEGNILRKTIIPTLYYVLFVGLMGLVFLQFS; this is encoded by the coding sequence ATGAGCCTCTCCTTGCTGGCCTTATTGGCCGTACTTCCCATTTTGGCTGCAGCCATCTTATTGGTTGGATTTCGCATGCCTGCCAAAACCGTTATGCCCCTGGCCTTTGTTCTGACTGCAATCATTGCCTTTTTCGGCTGGGAACTTTCCTTTACAGATATAGCTGCCTCGACCATACAGGGACTTTTCATCACTTTCGACATTCTCTTCATCATCTTTGGAGCTATCCTTCTGCTCAATGTGCTCAAATACTCGGGAGCTGTACGCGTGATCCGACAGGGATTTACTGACATCAGTCCGGATAGAAGGGTACAAGTCGTAATCATCGCCTGGCTATTTGGTTCCTTTATTGAAGGGGCCGCCGGATTTGGAACACCTGCGGCTATCGTAGCTCCTTTAATGGTCGCTTTAGGCTTTCCCGCTTTAGCTGCTGTAGTAATGGGTATGATGGTTCAAAGTACAGCTGTAACATTTGGAGCTGTTGGAACTCCGGTATTGGTTGGATTGAGAGGAGGTTTGTTTAGTGAAGGCCTGGAAGCTGATTTAGTAGCAGCCGGTTCTTCTTTCCCCGAATATCTCCAACTCATAACTGGAAATATTGCCATCTTCCACGCCATAGCCGGAACGCTGATGCCATTATTTATGGTATCAGTTATGACCCGTTTTTTCGGGGCCAATAAATCCTGGAAAGAAGGCCTACAGATTTTTCCTTTTGCCCTGTTCGGAGGCTTGGCTTTCACCATTCCTTATTTGCTAAATGGGCTCTTCCTGGGACCCGAATTCCCCTCCTTACTTGGCGCACCTATTGGCTTATTGATTGTAACCTTCGCAGCCAGACGAGGATTTTTATTGCCGAAAGAAAGTTGGGATTTTCCTCCCAAACAGGATTGGGCTGGGGATTGGTTTGGAAAAATTGACATCAGTTTGGGAAATGAAAATCAGGGAAAGGATCCGACTTTGCTCCAGGCCTGGATTCCCTATGTGCTGGTAGGTCTATTGCTGGTTTTAACTCGGCTTTCGCAATTGCCGATCAAAGCTTTCCTCTCCAATCTCAAAATTAGCTGGGAAGGCATATTGGGAACAGGAATAAATGCTGCTACGGCTCCGCTTTACCTGCCAGGGGCCATTTTGGTGGTCGTCTGTATTATTACCTATTACCTGCATAAGATGTCTGCAGAGGATTTCAAGAAGGCTTTGGGCGAAAGTGCAAAGATGTTGCTGGGAGCAGGATTTGTCCTTGTATTTACCGTGCCTATGGTTCGGATTTATATAAACTCCGGCCTCAATGCTTCAGAGCTACCCGCCATGCCGATAGCAATGGCAGAATGGGTTGCGGCTAGTGTAGGGGCTATTTATCCCCTATTTGCTCCTTCAATTGGTGCCTTGGGAGCTTTTATAGCGGGAAGTAATACCGTCAGTAATCTCATGTTTAGTTTGTTTCAGTTTGGGGTAGCCGAAAGGCTGGCTATGCCAAGTAATATTATTGTTGCGATGCAAGCAGTAGGAGCGGCTGCGGGAAATATGATTGCCATACACAATGTGGTAGCGGCTTCTGCAACTGTGGGTCTGCTGGGGCAGGAAGGGAATATTCTGCGCAAAACCATCATTCCTACGCTCTACTATGTGCTCTTTGTTGGCTTGATGGGATTGGTTTTCCTTCAATTCAGCTGA
- a CDS encoding sulfatase produces MKKLSFLFLILGMFACQQAPQKKAPNILILHADQWRAQAFGYAGDPNVKTPNFDAFAARSANFPLAVSGMPVCTPHRASLLTGQRSLTNGIFMNDVQLDTNAVSLAEVLAKEGYKTGYIGKWHLDGMGRSDFIPPGARRQGFQYWKALECTHNYNKSAYYEGDDPEKKFWEGYDTFSQTKDAQAFLKDQAHSEVPFFLMLSWGTPHAPYHTAPESYRALYDSAEIILRPNVPESRQGKARKDLAGYYAHCTAIDDMLQEILQTLKENGLDKDTYVLFTSDHGDLIGSQDAYKKQQAYEESIRVPMLIAGPGIEVGEYKALFNSEDIMPSLLGLAGVDVPDFVEGYNYGDLMKGGEGPIDTATVISCIQPFGQWNRQKYGGREYRGLRTLRYTFARDLEGPWLLFDNHEDPYQLHNLVGESEHQELVDKLDDLLSQKLKAYRDEFLPGLSYVKQYGYPELNEWETVPYRN; encoded by the coding sequence ATGAAAAAGCTGTCTTTCCTTTTCCTAATTCTGGGAATGTTTGCATGCCAGCAAGCTCCCCAAAAGAAAGCGCCCAATATTCTGATTCTTCATGCAGATCAATGGAGGGCACAGGCTTTTGGCTATGCGGGTGATCCCAATGTCAAAACCCCCAATTTTGATGCTTTTGCTGCTCGGAGTGCAAATTTCCCCCTGGCCGTTTCTGGTATGCCGGTTTGTACGCCTCATCGGGCATCTCTCCTCACGGGTCAGCGCTCCCTCACCAATGGCATTTTTATGAATGATGTGCAACTCGATACCAATGCTGTAAGCCTGGCTGAAGTATTGGCAAAGGAAGGATACAAAACCGGATACATCGGCAAATGGCATCTGGATGGAATGGGTAGAAGTGATTTTATCCCACCTGGAGCCCGACGACAAGGATTCCAGTACTGGAAGGCATTGGAATGCACCCACAACTATAATAAATCGGCCTACTATGAGGGAGATGATCCTGAAAAGAAATTTTGGGAAGGTTACGACACTTTTTCCCAAACAAAGGATGCTCAAGCATTTTTAAAAGACCAGGCTCATTCAGAAGTCCCCTTCTTTCTGATGCTTTCCTGGGGAACTCCGCATGCGCCTTATCATACTGCTCCAGAGTCCTACAGAGCTTTGTATGATTCAGCAGAAATCATCCTACGTCCCAATGTCCCGGAATCTCGCCAGGGAAAGGCGCGCAAAGACCTTGCTGGATATTATGCCCATTGTACGGCCATCGATGATATGCTTCAGGAGATTCTGCAAACCCTCAAAGAAAACGGACTGGATAAAGATACCTATGTACTTTTTACTTCAGATCATGGAGATCTGATTGGTTCTCAGGATGCCTATAAAAAACAACAAGCCTATGAGGAATCTATACGAGTTCCAATGTTGATTGCTGGACCCGGAATAGAAGTAGGGGAGTATAAAGCATTGTTCAATTCGGAGGATATTATGCCTAGCCTTTTGGGCCTGGCTGGAGTTGATGTGCCGGACTTCGTGGAGGGCTATAACTATGGGGATTTGATGAAAGGTGGCGAAGGGCCGATTGATACGGCTACGGTCATTAGTTGCATACAACCTTTCGGCCAATGGAACCGACAAAAATACGGAGGAAGGGAGTATCGAGGATTGAGAACCCTAAGATATACGTTTGCCCGTGATTTGGAAGGCCCCTGGTTGTTATTTGACAATCATGAAGATCCCTATCAGCTTCACAATTTGGTAGGCGAAAGTGAGCATCAGGAGCTGGTCGATAAATTGGATGATTTGCTCAGCCAAAAACTAAAAGCGTACAGAGATGAATTTCTCCCTGGTCTTAGCTATGTGAAACAATATGGATACCCGGAATTGAATGAATGGGAAACGGTTCCTTATCGAAATTAA
- a CDS encoding lysylphosphatidylglycerol synthase transmembrane domain-containing protein — translation MSSSPDTSPSNERDEVLQRFQMRRIIWPVLIGVLVLIYTIYRISKEEVSISDLMAHTTAGNVAVWMLAGFACMVMRDLGYIIRLYLLCDGKLTFRAAIEVTLLWEFVSALSPSVVGGSPVAIWMLMKEKISVGRGTAIIFITIFLDEIFYLLMLPTVLLSVGSEVVFRPVIEGSGAIGTGFYTSFWIAYVVIFLYTVFLAFAIFIRPQGTKKVFKKLFKTKLLKRWEEKGNKMADDLEVASREFRHKGIVYWLKASAATIMSWTGRYLVLNCVLSAFTNLSLYEHTVAFARQAIMFVLMLVSPTPGSAGIAETAFEVLFSEFTPVGLALALAIVWRFITYYPYVFIGIPLLPRWVSRVFK, via the coding sequence ATGAGTTCCTCCCCAGACACAAGTCCTTCCAATGAACGCGACGAAGTCCTCCAGCGATTTCAGATGAGGCGTATCATTTGGCCTGTTCTCATTGGTGTCCTTGTTCTGATTTATACGATATACCGAATATCTAAAGAAGAAGTCAGTATTTCGGATCTGATGGCTCATACCACAGCCGGAAATGTTGCCGTTTGGATGCTGGCAGGTTTTGCCTGTATGGTGATGCGAGATTTGGGCTATATCATTCGGCTCTACCTGCTCTGTGATGGAAAGCTGACTTTTCGGGCAGCAATAGAAGTTACCCTGCTTTGGGAGTTTGTATCCGCACTTTCGCCCTCAGTAGTTGGAGGATCTCCCGTTGCTATATGGATGTTGATGAAAGAAAAAATATCTGTAGGTCGTGGCACGGCAATCATTTTCATCACCATTTTCCTTGACGAGATTTTCTATTTACTCATGCTCCCTACCGTTCTGTTAAGTGTAGGTTCTGAAGTGGTTTTCAGGCCTGTCATAGAAGGGAGTGGTGCTATAGGGACCGGTTTCTATACCAGTTTTTGGATCGCTTACGTAGTCATATTCCTCTATACCGTATTTCTCGCCTTCGCTATTTTCATTCGTCCACAAGGAACCAAAAAGGTTTTCAAAAAACTCTTTAAGACCAAACTCTTGAAAAGATGGGAAGAGAAAGGGAATAAGATGGCCGATGATTTGGAGGTGGCTTCCAGGGAATTCAGGCATAAAGGGATCGTATATTGGCTGAAAGCGAGTGCAGCGACCATTATGTCCTGGACGGGAAGATATCTCGTCCTCAATTGTGTCCTGTCAGCCTTTACCAATCTAAGTCTTTATGAGCATACAGTAGCTTTCGCCCGACAAGCCATCATGTTTGTCCTTATGCTGGTTTCCCCTACTCCCGGGAGTGCTGGCATAGCAGAAACAGCCTTTGAAGTACTCTTCTCAGAGTTCACCCCTGTCGGACTGGCACTTGCCTTGGCGATCGTCTGGCGCTTTATCACCTATTATCCCTATGTCTTTATCGGGATCCCCTTGTTACCTCGTTGGGTTTCCAGAGTCTTCAAATAA
- a CDS encoding BCCT family transporter produces MWKSSDIDPKIFYPSILLLFLVSIPLLIWPEQSFVYLDSLKVWIENYFGLGYIWLAIAVLIFVAYLSYGEKGKLRLGKMKPRYSDYSWASMLFCAGVATGILYWGIIEWAYYYDLPPLGVEARSTKAIEWAATYGMFHWGVLGWAFYALPGVAIGYFYYVRKIPRLRMSTACAEVLGDKREGWLGKSMDTFFMIGLLGASGTSLGLGTPMVASGLAEILGMEESFFFQVIVICFCTLIFATSVSLGLDKGIKRLSNFNTAFAFIFLTFILIAGPGAFILKMTTNSVGLMLQNFIRMSTWTEPLANTRFVEDWSIFYWAWWTAVGPFMGIFIARISEGRSIRQIIGGTILFGSLGSILFFGILGNYSLHQELSGGVSLTEYIAAGQAPQGIIAIIQSLPFGKFVLVLFCFMAVVFMATSFDSTSYILASNSSPDLSENEEPARWHRLFWAIALVLLPIALMWVGGLDALKTIVLISALPLVLVYVLMMISLLRALKKSEP; encoded by the coding sequence ATGTGGAAAAGCTCGGACATAGATCCGAAAATATTTTATCCCTCTATACTACTACTCTTTCTGGTTTCTATTCCCTTGTTGATCTGGCCTGAGCAAAGTTTTGTATACCTGGATTCGCTAAAAGTCTGGATCGAGAATTACTTCGGCCTAGGCTATATCTGGCTGGCCATAGCGGTTTTAATCTTTGTGGCCTATCTGTCTTATGGAGAAAAGGGAAAACTCAGATTAGGGAAAATGAAACCTCGTTATTCTGATTACAGTTGGGCATCTATGCTCTTTTGTGCGGGAGTAGCTACGGGTATTCTTTATTGGGGGATTATCGAATGGGCCTATTACTATGACTTACCTCCTTTGGGGGTGGAAGCCAGGTCTACAAAAGCTATTGAATGGGCGGCAACTTATGGCATGTTTCATTGGGGAGTTTTGGGCTGGGCATTTTATGCATTGCCGGGAGTCGCGATTGGCTATTTCTATTATGTTCGAAAGATTCCTCGCTTGAGGATGAGTACCGCTTGCGCTGAGGTATTGGGAGATAAAAGAGAAGGCTGGCTGGGAAAAAGCATGGATACCTTTTTTATGATAGGGCTTTTGGGGGCTTCCGGGACTTCTCTCGGGCTGGGAACGCCTATGGTCGCTTCAGGTTTGGCAGAAATCCTGGGCATGGAGGAAAGTTTCTTTTTTCAGGTCATTGTTATCTGTTTTTGCACCCTCATTTTTGCTACTTCAGTATCTCTGGGTTTGGATAAAGGGATCAAAAGATTGAGCAATTTCAATACAGCTTTTGCCTTCATCTTCCTCACCTTCATTCTCATTGCTGGTCCTGGTGCTTTTATTCTGAAAATGACGACCAATAGTGTCGGGCTCATGCTCCAAAATTTCATCCGTATGAGTACCTGGACCGAGCCCCTGGCAAATACAAGATTTGTGGAAGATTGGTCAATATTCTATTGGGCCTGGTGGACAGCAGTCGGGCCTTTTATGGGGATTTTTATAGCCCGTATATCTGAAGGGAGAAGTATTCGGCAGATTATAGGAGGGACGATTCTCTTCGGTAGTCTGGGCTCTATCCTCTTTTTCGGGATTTTGGGGAATTATTCCTTGCATCAGGAATTGTCGGGGGGTGTTTCTTTGACGGAATACATAGCAGCTGGTCAGGCACCCCAGGGAATTATAGCCATTATTCAATCCCTCCCTTTTGGTAAATTTGTTTTGGTCTTGTTTTGCTTTATGGCTGTCGTTTTCATGGCGACCTCTTTTGATTCGACCTCCTATATCCTGGCCAGCAATTCCAGTCCTGATTTGAGCGAAAATGAGGAACCAGCCCGCTGGCATAGACTCTTTTGGGCAATTGCCCTGGTTTTGCTTCCCATAGCCCTGATGTGGGTAGGAGGATTGGATGCCCTGAAAACCATCGTTCTGATTTCGGCTTTGCCTTTGGTTCTTGTCTATGTCCTGATGATGATTTCTTTGCTTCGTGCGCTGAAAAAGTCGGAGCCTTAA
- a CDS encoding transferrin receptor-like dimerization domain-containing protein, with amino-acid sequence MHKTTLLGIFLLSGFLFSQLSAQNLIGFTAENAKSQKQLEKDFDANINIENYDEWMKYMSARPHHVGSPYGKKVADFMVDKFRSWGFEAELEEYQVLFPTPKVRLLELLSPGTYKAGLTEPPVEGDPSSDQAKEILPSYNCFSVDGDVTAELVYVNYGVPADYEELEKRGIDVKGKIVIAKYYGSWRGIKPKVAAEKGAIGCIIYSDPKDDGFVQGDVYPKGAYKSEFGVQRGSVLDMPLYPGDPLTPGYGATKDAKRIDKEDAPTLTQIPVLPISYSDAQPLLEALEGPVAPGNWRGGLPITYHIGPGPAKVRLKLEFNWELKPAYNVIAKMKGSTYPDQWVIRGNHHDAWVHGANDPISGMIALMEEARAVGELAKTGWRPKRTLVYCGWDAEEPGLLGSTEWVEDHAEELKQKAVIYINTDGSGRGFLFGGGSHSLQSWFDQITRDVIDPQTQQSVYDRRKALAAVQGNTNFGEFPLSALGSGSDYTPFIQHLGIPAMNLGFGGENGGGEYHTIYDTYYHYKRFKNPGFHYLQTLTEVCGRASLRFSEADILPFRFTALSKTIDGYLSDIMKGTEKMRKDTRHENMLIEKGMYKMTADPRENWVVPETKAEVPFLNFAPLQNAVSQLKMKSAEIDKALIKGSSNKAITEKVNDQLFRMERALTREKGLPGRSWFRHHIYAPGFYTGYGVKTLPGVREAIEQRNYELAQEQIDLLADILNEYTAGLEEIMKTL; translated from the coding sequence ATGCATAAAACTACGCTACTGGGAATCTTTCTCCTGAGTGGATTCCTCTTTTCTCAACTTTCTGCACAAAATCTCATAGGCTTCACCGCAGAGAATGCCAAAAGCCAAAAACAACTGGAAAAGGACTTTGATGCTAACATCAATATTGAGAATTATGATGAGTGGATGAAATACATGTCTGCCCGACCTCACCATGTAGGTTCGCCTTATGGAAAAAAAGTGGCAGATTTTATGGTGGACAAATTTCGAAGCTGGGGCTTTGAGGCAGAATTGGAAGAATATCAGGTACTCTTTCCTACACCCAAAGTGAGATTGCTGGAGTTACTTTCTCCCGGAACCTACAAAGCCGGACTCACTGAACCTCCGGTAGAAGGGGATCCTTCTTCTGATCAGGCCAAAGAAATACTGCCCTCTTATAATTGCTTTTCTGTGGATGGAGATGTTACGGCCGAACTGGTATATGTGAACTATGGAGTACCCGCGGATTATGAAGAACTGGAAAAGCGGGGGATAGATGTGAAAGGGAAAATTGTCATTGCCAAATATTACGGTAGCTGGCGGGGAATCAAACCCAAAGTCGCAGCTGAAAAAGGAGCGATAGGATGTATCATTTATTCCGATCCCAAAGATGATGGTTTTGTACAGGGAGATGTGTATCCAAAGGGGGCCTATAAAAGCGAATTTGGGGTGCAGAGAGGTTCCGTACTGGATATGCCGCTTTATCCCGGTGATCCCCTTACTCCCGGATATGGAGCTACCAAAGATGCCAAACGCATTGATAAGGAAGATGCACCTACCCTGACACAGATTCCTGTTCTTCCGATTTCTTATTCAGATGCTCAACCTTTGCTGGAAGCTCTGGAAGGACCCGTCGCTCCCGGGAATTGGCGAGGTGGATTGCCTATCACTTACCATATTGGTCCTGGGCCAGCAAAGGTTCGCCTGAAGCTCGAATTCAATTGGGAGCTTAAGCCTGCATACAATGTCATTGCCAAAATGAAAGGAAGTACCTATCCCGATCAGTGGGTAATCCGTGGGAATCATCATGATGCCTGGGTACATGGAGCGAATGATCCTATCAGTGGTATGATCGCCTTGATGGAGGAGGCAAGAGCGGTAGGAGAACTGGCGAAAACGGGCTGGAGACCCAAACGCACCCTGGTCTATTGTGGGTGGGATGCTGAAGAACCCGGACTCTTGGGATCGACGGAATGGGTAGAAGATCATGCAGAGGAGCTGAAGCAAAAAGCAGTTATCTACATCAATACCGATGGAAGCGGAAGAGGTTTTCTCTTCGGGGGTGGTTCGCATAGCTTGCAGAGCTGGTTTGATCAGATCACACGAGATGTGATCGATCCGCAAACTCAGCAGTCGGTTTATGATCGAAGAAAAGCTTTGGCAGCTGTGCAAGGCAATACAAATTTTGGAGAATTTCCCTTATCTGCTTTAGGATCAGGGTCGGATTATACGCCTTTTATTCAGCATTTGGGTATACCAGCCATGAATCTGGGTTTTGGAGGAGAAAATGGGGGGGGAGAATACCACACCATTTATGATACCTATTACCATTACAAGCGATTCAAAAATCCGGGTTTCCACTATCTCCAAACCTTGACAGAAGTATGTGGTAGGGCTAGTCTTCGTTTTTCAGAAGCAGATATTCTTCCTTTCCGATTTACTGCTTTATCCAAAACCATCGATGGCTACCTAAGTGATATCATGAAAGGCACAGAAAAAATGCGGAAGGATACCCGTCATGAAAATATGCTGATTGAAAAAGGGATGTATAAAATGACAGCGGACCCTCGTGAAAATTGGGTGGTGCCGGAAACCAAAGCAGAAGTGCCTTTCCTCAATTTTGCTCCCTTGCAAAATGCCGTTTCCCAACTAAAAATGAAATCAGCAGAAATTGATAAAGCCCTGATAAAAGGGAGTAGTAATAAAGCAATAACTGAAAAGGTAAATGATCAACTGTTTCGCATGGAGAGAGCTTTGACTCGTGAGAAAGGTTTGCCGGGTCGTTCATGGTTCCGCCATCATATTTATGCACCGGGATTCTATACAGGTTATGGTGTAAAGACTTTGCCGGGAGTGCGTGAAGCCATTGAGCAAAGAAATTATGAATTGGCCCAGGAGCAGATTGATTTGCTGGCAGATATTCTGAATGAATATACAGCAGGGCTGGAAGAGATCATGAAGACTTTGTAG